A part of Amycolatopsis lurida genomic DNA contains:
- a CDS encoding energy-coupling factor transporter transmembrane component T encodes MTSYFLPRDLHPAAWWVWALGLAVAATRTTNPWLLLTIVAVAGYVVVARRGEAPWALAFRLYLYLGAFIVAIRVFFRVVFGGAEGSTIILRLPEIPLPEWAAGIRLFGDVSAESLLGGLYDGMRLAAMVICLGAANALANPKRLLKAMPPALYEVGTAVIVALSVFPQLAESVLRVRRARKLRGGSGKKKMKALHTVLIPVLEDALSRSLQLAASMDSRGYGRAGLVEARTRLITGTLMIAGLLGVCVGVYATLDGSTPRYLAAPVLSVGVVIGLIGFWSAGKRVRRTRYRPDRWHLPEIVVAVSGIGVAVTLFVTSSVNPMNMNPSLIDLSWPTLSFGPLLGVLLGVVPAFLTPAPEPPYAALEEEARA; translated from the coding sequence ATGACGTCCTACTTCCTGCCGCGCGACCTGCATCCGGCCGCGTGGTGGGTGTGGGCGCTGGGACTCGCCGTCGCCGCGACCCGCACGACGAACCCGTGGCTGCTGCTGACCATCGTGGCGGTCGCGGGCTACGTCGTCGTGGCCCGGCGCGGTGAGGCTCCGTGGGCACTGGCGTTCCGGCTCTACCTGTACCTCGGCGCGTTCATCGTCGCGATCCGGGTGTTCTTCCGCGTCGTGTTCGGCGGCGCCGAAGGATCCACGATCATCCTGCGGCTGCCCGAGATCCCGCTGCCGGAATGGGCGGCGGGTATCCGGCTCTTCGGCGACGTGTCCGCGGAATCGTTGCTGGGCGGGCTTTACGACGGGATGCGGCTGGCGGCGATGGTGATCTGCCTCGGCGCGGCCAACGCGCTCGCGAACCCGAAACGGCTGCTCAAGGCGATGCCGCCGGCGTTGTACGAGGTGGGCACGGCGGTGATCGTCGCGCTTTCGGTGTTCCCGCAGCTGGCCGAGAGCGTGCTGCGGGTCCGGCGGGCCCGCAAACTGCGCGGTGGTTCGGGAAAGAAGAAGATGAAGGCCCTGCACACCGTCCTCATCCCCGTGCTGGAGGACGCGCTTTCGCGCTCACTGCAGCTGGCCGCGTCGATGGACTCGCGCGGCTACGGCCGTGCGGGGCTGGTCGAGGCACGGACCAGGCTGATCACGGGAACGCTGATGATCGCCGGCCTGCTCGGTGTCTGCGTCGGCGTTTACGCCACTTTGGACGGTTCCACGCCCCGATACCTCGCCGCGCCGGTGCTTTCCGTGGGAGTCGTGATCGGGTTGATCGGCTTCTGGTCGGCGGGCAAACGGGTCCGGCGCACGCGGTACCGGCCCGATCGCTGGCACCTGCCGGAAATCGTCGTCGCCGTCAGCGGGATCGGGGTCGCGGTGACGTTGTTCGTGACCTCCAGTGTGAACCCGATGAACATGAACCCGTCCCTGATCGACCTGTCCTGGCCGACGCTGTCCTTCGGGCCGTTGCTCGGCGTGCTGCTCGGCGTGGTGCCCGCGTTCCTCACCCCGGCGCCCGAACCTCCCTATGCCGCACTAGAAGAAGAAGCCCGCGCATGA